Below is a window of Staphylococcus succinus DNA.
AAAAGATATTATTACTGAACGTTCAGAGACTGAGGCCATGTACCATAATCAATTGGTAAAGGCGCTTTATGCAGGCTTTGGTATAAGATTCTGTAGTTTTATTATAGATTTACTGATTGTCTTTGGTATTCACAGCATAATATTAAAACCAATCTATGCTTTGACACATATAGATACGGTTAAGTTATGGATTGATTATTTTAGTGTTGGTCATCTGTTAGACGCGATCGTCTTTTACCTGTATTTTGTATTGTTAACTAAATATTTCAAACAAACCATTGGAAAAATGATATGTAACATTAGAGTAGAACGTATAGATAGACAGTCATTAACATGGGGCGATGTATTATTTAGAGAATGGATAGGGCGT
It encodes the following:
- a CDS encoding RDD family protein, giving the protein MENLKNEPLQNSEKDIITERSETEAMYHNQLVKALYAGFGIRFCSFIIDLLIVFGIHSIILKPIYALTHIDTVKLWIDYFSVGHLLDAIVFYLYFVLLTKYFKQTIGKMICNIRVERIDRQSLTWGDVLFREWIGRIISGVFGNLPYLVTIFTNKHRGIHDYFAGTVVIKNKLEDLFYLK